Proteins encoded within one genomic window of marine bacterium B5-7:
- the map_2 gene encoding methionine aminopeptidase: MVEVKTSAQIEKMRVAGRLTGKVVEAVGEIIQPGITTMEIDAFCENYITNVLGAIPGSKGQYGYPYTVNTSVNHVICHGMPSSSQVLKDGDIVNVDITVIHDGFYGDSSKMFCVGNVKNHAKRLVNVTQECLFLGISEVKPGATLGDVGCAIQEHAERNNYSVVQEYCGHGIGQQMHEAPQVMHFGKRGTGLLLKEGMTFTIEPMINQGKAAIKHVKKGDWTIALTKDRRLSAQWEHTILVTETGFEILTLREEEKKMNFFARKKG, translated from the coding sequence ATGGTCGAAGTGAAAACATCAGCGCAGATAGAAAAAATGCGTGTAGCCGGCAGATTAACCGGTAAAGTTGTCGAAGCAGTTGGTGAGATTATTCAACCGGGCATCACCACCATGGAAATTGATGCTTTCTGTGAAAATTATATCACTAATGTATTAGGTGCTATACCTGGGAGTAAAGGTCAATATGGTTATCCCTATACAGTTAATACATCCGTTAATCATGTGATTTGTCACGGCATGCCATCTTCTAGCCAAGTGCTAAAAGATGGAGATATTGTTAATGTAGATATAACAGTGATTCATGATGGTTTTTATGGTGATAGCAGTAAAATGTTCTGTGTTGGTAATGTGAAAAATCATGCTAAACGTTTAGTGAATGTTACCCAAGAATGTCTTTTTCTTGGGATTTCTGAAGTCAAGCCAGGTGCTACACTTGGAGATGTGGGATGCGCCATACAAGAGCATGCGGAGAGAAATAATTACTCTGTAGTACAAGAGTACTGTGGCCATGGAATTGGCCAACAGATGCATGAAGCACCGCAAGTAATGCATTTTGGTAAACGGGGTACGGGATTACTTTTAAAGGAAGGTATGACTTTCACAATCGAACCTATGATTAATCAAGGCAAAGCGGCGATTAAACATGTAAAAAAAGGAGATTGGACGATAGCCTTGACGAAAGATCGTAGGTTATCAGCGCAATGGGAGCATACAATTTTGGTTACCGAAACTGGGTTCGAAATTCTTACGCTTAGAGAAGAAGAGAAAAAAATGAACTTTTTTGCGCGTAAAAAAGGATAG
- the pksE gene encoding polyketide biosynthesis protein PksE, with protein MIAYMFPGQGSQFKGMGKELFEMFPGEVTLANNILGYSIKELCLEDPNGVLNKTEFTQPALYIVNALMHLQSKRMTTRLPDYVLGHSLGEYNALLAAEIIDFETGLRLVMRRGKLMGQVHGGGMAAILNCDKTKIASILKKNNLALIDLANLNSPQQIVISGADRDISSARACFEEEGVIFIPLKVSAAFHSRYMHQASREFEEILAKTVFSPSKIPVISNVDARIYSMANVRGNLAKQISSPVQWIDSIRFLLDNGVTQFEEIGPGNVLTKLVRNIQSERKANPTHITAYVTQDNNCEEQKTINALKPENLGSDDFKRGYGLRYAYVSGSMVKGIASKELVVAMGKAGLMGYFGAGGLSLSIIESALQFIQQELTQGESYGVNLLCQLNNPLAEMALVDLLLKYGVTNIEAAAYTQASPALIKFRLRGLEQDSTGKTIVKHRIMAKISRPEVAEIFLRPPAQRIVNQLLDAGEITLEQSRLAETVSLADELCVEADSGGHTDMGNMAVLLPTIIRVRDLYTKKGISNVVSVGAAGGIGTPEAAAAAFILGAEFILTGSINQCTVEAAMSDEVKDMLSQLNVQDTDYAPAGDMFEMGAKIQVMKKGVFFPGRANKLYDLWRYHQSWEEIDKKTRQQIEEKYFGRSFSDVYEETKEYYLKISPQEIQKAEKNPKNKLALVFKWYFVHTMRLARNGVSSDRVNYQVHTGPAIGSFNQWVEGTPLEDWRSRYVAEIGERLMGATADFLRQRIAQL; from the coding sequence ATGATCGCGTATATGTTTCCAGGGCAGGGCTCGCAATTTAAAGGCATGGGAAAAGAGCTGTTTGAGATGTTTCCTGGAGAGGTTACCTTAGCTAATAATATACTTGGCTACTCAATTAAAGAGTTATGTTTAGAGGATCCCAATGGTGTTTTAAATAAGACAGAGTTTACACAACCTGCGTTATACATTGTGAATGCTCTTATGCACCTTCAATCAAAGCGAATGACTACCAGGTTACCTGATTATGTTCTTGGCCATAGCTTAGGAGAATACAATGCTCTGTTGGCTGCTGAAATAATTGATTTCGAAACGGGATTACGCTTGGTTATGAGGCGAGGTAAGTTGATGGGGCAAGTTCACGGTGGGGGAATGGCTGCCATATTGAACTGCGATAAAACTAAAATAGCTTCTATTTTAAAGAAAAATAATCTTGCTTTGATTGACTTGGCAAACTTAAATAGTCCTCAACAAATTGTTATCTCTGGTGCAGATAGGGATATTTCTTCTGCGCGTGCTTGCTTTGAAGAAGAAGGTGTTATTTTTATACCGCTGAAAGTTAGTGCAGCATTTCATTCTCGCTATATGCATCAGGCCTCGCGCGAATTTGAAGAAATACTTGCGAAGACTGTATTCTCTCCTTCGAAAATTCCGGTGATTTCTAACGTGGATGCAAGAATTTATAGTATGGCAAATGTCCGTGGGAATTTAGCGAAACAAATTTCATCTCCTGTTCAATGGATTGATAGCATTAGATTTCTTCTCGATAATGGCGTTACTCAGTTCGAGGAAATAGGTCCAGGGAATGTGCTTACAAAACTTGTTAGAAATATTCAATCTGAAAGAAAAGCCAACCCAACGCATATAACTGCTTATGTAACTCAAGACAACAATTGTGAAGAACAAAAAACAATTAATGCACTCAAGCCAGAAAATCTTGGTTCAGATGATTTTAAACGTGGCTATGGTCTTCGTTATGCTTATGTGTCTGGCTCCATGGTTAAAGGTATTGCTTCTAAAGAACTGGTTGTGGCCATGGGAAAAGCTGGGCTTATGGGATACTTTGGAGCAGGAGGGCTATCTTTATCAATTATTGAATCTGCTTTGCAATTCATCCAGCAAGAGCTTACTCAAGGTGAATCCTATGGCGTAAACTTGCTCTGTCAATTGAATAACCCGTTAGCTGAAATGGCGCTAGTTGATCTGTTATTAAAATATGGGGTGACAAATATTGAAGCTGCTGCATATACCCAGGCAAGTCCTGCCTTAATTAAATTTAGGCTTAGAGGCCTTGAACAAGATAGTACAGGAAAAACGATTGTTAAACATCGTATCATGGCAAAGATATCTCGCCCTGAAGTGGCAGAAATTTTTTTAAGGCCACCTGCCCAACGAATAGTAAATCAGTTGTTGGATGCTGGTGAAATTACGCTTGAACAATCTAGGTTGGCAGAAACAGTTTCTTTGGCGGATGAACTGTGTGTGGAAGCGGATTCTGGTGGCCATACTGATATGGGTAATATGGCAGTTTTGCTACCGACAATAATAAGAGTGCGAGATCTATACACGAAGAAAGGGATAAGCAATGTAGTGAGTGTGGGTGCGGCAGGGGGTATTGGTACACCCGAGGCCGCCGCTGCCGCCTTTATTCTTGGTGCAGAATTTATTCTTACAGGCTCCATTAATCAGTGTACCGTTGAAGCGGCAATGAGTGATGAAGTGAAAGATATGTTGTCACAGCTTAATGTTCAAGACACAGATTACGCCCCGGCAGGGGATATGTTTGAAATGGGTGCAAAAATTCAAGTAATGAAGAAGGGTGTTTTTTTCCCAGGACGCGCGAATAAGCTATATGATTTATGGCGTTATCACCAGTCTTGGGAGGAGATTGATAAAAAAACTAGGCAGCAAATTGAAGAAAAATACTTTGGCAGATCTTTCTCTGATGTCTACGAAGAAACAAAAGAATATTATCTTAAAATATCTCCTCAAGAGATACAAAAAGCTGAAAAAAACCCAAAAAATAAACTTGCGCTTGTGTTCAAATGGTACTTTGTTCATACAATGCGTTTGGCAAGGAATGGAGTATCTTCTGATCGAGTAAATTATCAGGTACATACAGGGCCAGCAATTGGATCGTTTAATCAATGGGTTGAAGGGACTCCCCTGGAGGATTGGAGAAGCCGTTATGTAGCGGAAATTGGTGAACGGTTGATGGGTGCTACGGCAGATTTTTTGAGACAGAGAATTGCCCAACTTTGA
- the pksG gene encoding polyketide biosynthesis 3-hydroxy-3-methylglutaryl-ACP synthase PksG translates to MISVGIESMNIFGGTAYINIDELSEFRQLDTTRSENLLMKEKTVSLPFEDPITFGVNAAKPIIDKLTETEKNQIGLVIACTESGIDFGKSITSYIHHYLALSKNCRFFEIKQACYSGTAGFQMAVNFILSQTAPGAKALVIATDISRFMVVEESEAINMAWSFAEPSSGAGAVALLVSDKPEIFEVDVGANGYYGHEVMDTCRPVPDSEAGDSDLSLMSYLDCCEQAFLAYKNKVRDIDYRTTFNYLAFHTPFGGMVRGAHRTIMRKMFKASADEIETDFLARVMPGLLYCQRVGNIMGGTIFLSLASTIENADFFSPMRIGLFSYGSGCCSEFYSGTVSPEGKEKLSGMQIKQGLDLRHRLSISEYEKVLQYSHCVKFGTRNVSLDREFIPGIMPDTNLSSPKLYLKEISEFHRRYVWE, encoded by the coding sequence ATGATTTCTGTTGGTATTGAATCAATGAATATATTTGGAGGCACTGCTTACATTAATATTGATGAGCTATCTGAATTTCGTCAGCTTGATACAACTAGGTCTGAGAATCTATTAATGAAAGAGAAGACAGTATCACTACCATTCGAGGACCCAATTACTTTTGGAGTAAATGCAGCCAAGCCAATTATTGATAAATTGACGGAGACGGAAAAAAATCAGATCGGATTGGTTATTGCATGCACTGAATCTGGAATAGATTTCGGTAAATCGATCACAAGTTATATTCATCACTATCTCGCTTTGAGTAAGAATTGCAGATTCTTTGAAATTAAACAGGCTTGTTATTCTGGTACTGCAGGGTTTCAGATGGCAGTTAATTTCATACTATCCCAGACTGCACCAGGTGCGAAGGCACTGGTTATTGCAACGGATATTTCACGCTTTATGGTTGTCGAAGAAAGTGAAGCTATTAACATGGCATGGTCTTTTGCTGAGCCCAGTTCGGGTGCTGGTGCGGTGGCATTATTAGTGAGTGATAAGCCTGAAATCTTTGAAGTTGATGTGGGGGCTAACGGTTATTATGGTCATGAGGTGATGGATACCTGTCGGCCGGTACCTGACAGTGAGGCTGGTGATTCAGATCTTTCTTTGATGTCATATTTGGATTGTTGTGAACAGGCTTTTCTAGCATATAAAAACAAAGTCCGTGATATAGATTACCGTACCACATTTAATTATCTTGCATTTCATACACCTTTTGGAGGTATGGTGAGAGGGGCACATCGTACAATAATGAGAAAAATGTTTAAGGCATCTGCTGATGAAATTGAAACTGATTTCTTGGCGCGAGTGATGCCAGGTTTGCTGTATTGTCAACGCGTGGGCAATATCATGGGGGGGACAATTTTTTTGTCTCTTGCAAGCACCATTGAAAATGCCGATTTCTTTTCTCCTATGCGTATTGGACTATTTTCATATGGCTCAGGTTGTTGTTCAGAATTTTATAGTGGTACTGTGTCGCCAGAAGGAAAAGAAAAACTTAGTGGAATGCAGATAAAGCAGGGATTAGACTTGCGTCATCGTTTGTCTATATCAGAGTATGAAAAGGTTTTGCAGTATAGTCATTGTGTGAAGTTTGGTACAAGAAATGTATCGTTAGACCGGGAATTTATTCCTGGCATTATGCCAGATACCAACTTGTCCTCTCCAAAATTGTATTTAAAAGAAATTTCTGAATTTCACCGACGTTATGTATGGGAGTAG
- a CDS encoding acyl carrier protein, whose amino-acid sequence MNKEQIFEIVRRNIVDVLPSLSHHPIKLVDDLKSLGANSMDRMEIVVSSMEQLEVTIPLLELAKVANIDALVQILLDKKNVV is encoded by the coding sequence ATGAACAAAGAACAGATTTTTGAGATTGTGAGAAGAAATATTGTAGATGTCCTTCCTTCCTTGAGTCATCACCCTATAAAGTTAGTGGATGATCTCAAAAGTTTAGGGGCCAACTCTATGGATAGGATGGAAATCGTCGTTTCTTCGATGGAACAGTTGGAGGTGACAATTCCACTATTAGAGTTGGCGAAAGTCGCTAACATTGATGCCTTGGTGCAGATACTGTTAGATAAAAAGAATGTTGTTTAA